Proteins encoded by one window of Tunturibacter psychrotolerans:
- a CDS encoding SRPBCC family protein — protein sequence MQLKFQVQTKIQKPLAEVFDAVYNPTKLSAYFTTGGASAPLDEGTTVIWRFADYPGDCPVTVKKVTPNQQIIFEWPAYEPPTENKLPPPADYKTTVEMTFESLGPANTLVRISESGWRETQQGLDGSYGNCHGWTQMSCALKGFLEYGINLRKGAY from the coding sequence ATGCAACTCAAATTTCAAGTCCAGACCAAGATCCAGAAGCCCCTCGCCGAGGTCTTCGACGCCGTCTACAACCCCACCAAACTCAGCGCCTACTTCACCACCGGCGGTGCCAGCGCACCACTCGACGAAGGCACCACCGTCATATGGCGCTTCGCCGACTATCCCGGCGACTGTCCCGTCACTGTAAAGAAAGTCACTCCCAACCAGCAGATCATCTTCGAATGGCCCGCGTACGAGCCGCCCACCGAAAACAAGCTCCCTCCCCCAGCCGACTACAAGACCACCGTCGAGATGACCTTCGAATCCCTGGGCCCTGCCAACACTCTCGTTCGCATCTCCGAATCCGGTTGGCGCGAAACCCAGCAGGGTCTCGACGGCTCTTACGGCAACTGCCACGGATGGACCCAGATGAGCTGCGCCCTGAAAGGCTTTCTCGAGTACGGCATCAACCTCCGCAAAGGCGCCTACTAA
- a CDS encoding M28 family metallopeptidase, with product MIRLRTVACLLPLAALTLAQSPAPQVFGYRDFSQQAKLDKAFMAVPDAALAGQHLKTLTAAPHWASSPEDYATAVYVADKFKAAGLETEIVPYKVLLTKPIKIEIEAFDADGKKLMSGPTPEHVDPNKFGGDPFQDDPRILPAFNGSSPSGDVTAEVVYANYGTLADFQQLAKLGISVKGKIVIVRYGENFRGIKTYIAQQYGAVGVIIYSDPADDGYFRGDMYPKGPYRPETGVQRGSVQFLPIYPGDPTTPGTASTPDLPDSKRIPADKLQNNQPSIPTNPLSYHDAAPILKALGGEESPRDWQGALPFTYHLGAGGNHPDANKVTVHMHLDQDIALRTIWDVTGTINGTDASQKDNWVVAGNHRDAWVYGAVDPNSGTAAMLETVHGLGQLLKQGWKPKRTIVIGSWDAEEEGLIGSTEWAEQHEKILAHAVAYFNTDVGVAGPNFDAASVPSLKQFVREVTKEVPSPKGGTVYDQWKADQNAPSPTRKRNRSSESTDSDVRIGTLGSGSDYTPFIQHLGVPSTDIGSEGPYGVYHSVFDNYNWFTKFADPSFVYEQQQARVFGLEILHMADADVLPYDYQLYGKEIVGYLEAAQKLATTKALTLDFTAAVAASNRFAAAGTAIRAVQSAPPSNPTSLNEALRNAEEALLNPEGLPKRPWYKHTIYAPGEFTGYAAVVIPGVNEGIDAPDAPRAQAQLAALTAALNRSAAILEAAK from the coding sequence TTGATCCGTCTCCGCACCGTAGCCTGCTTGCTTCCTCTCGCCGCCCTCACTCTCGCCCAGTCCCCCGCCCCACAGGTCTTCGGCTACCGCGACTTCTCGCAGCAAGCCAAATTGGACAAAGCCTTCATGGCCGTCCCGGACGCCGCCCTCGCCGGCCAGCATCTCAAGACCCTCACCGCCGCGCCCCACTGGGCTAGCTCGCCCGAGGACTACGCCACCGCCGTCTACGTCGCCGACAAGTTCAAAGCCGCCGGCCTCGAAACCGAGATCGTTCCGTACAAAGTCCTCCTCACCAAGCCCATCAAAATCGAGATCGAAGCCTTTGACGCCGACGGCAAAAAGCTCATGTCCGGCCCCACGCCAGAGCACGTCGACCCTAACAAATTCGGTGGCGACCCCTTCCAGGACGATCCCCGCATCCTCCCCGCCTTCAACGGCTCCTCCCCCTCCGGCGACGTCACCGCCGAAGTCGTCTACGCCAACTACGGCACCCTGGCCGACTTCCAACAGCTCGCCAAACTAGGCATCAGCGTCAAAGGAAAGATCGTCATCGTCCGCTACGGCGAAAACTTCCGCGGCATCAAGACCTACATCGCCCAGCAGTACGGAGCCGTCGGCGTCATCATCTACTCCGACCCCGCCGATGACGGCTACTTCCGCGGCGACATGTACCCCAAAGGCCCCTACCGCCCCGAAACCGGCGTCCAGCGTGGCTCCGTCCAGTTCCTCCCCATCTATCCCGGCGACCCCACCACTCCCGGCACCGCCTCCACCCCCGACCTACCCGACTCCAAACGCATCCCCGCCGATAAACTGCAAAACAATCAGCCCAGTATCCCCACCAATCCGCTCTCCTACCACGACGCCGCCCCCATCCTCAAAGCCCTCGGTGGCGAAGAGTCTCCCCGCGACTGGCAAGGCGCCCTTCCCTTCACCTACCACCTCGGCGCAGGCGGCAATCACCCCGACGCCAACAAAGTCACCGTCCACATGCACCTGGATCAGGACATCGCCCTCCGCACCATCTGGGACGTCACGGGCACCATCAACGGAACCGACGCCTCTCAGAAAGACAACTGGGTAGTAGCCGGCAACCACCGCGACGCCTGGGTCTACGGCGCCGTCGATCCCAACTCCGGCACCGCAGCCATGCTCGAAACCGTCCACGGACTAGGCCAACTCCTCAAGCAGGGCTGGAAACCAAAGCGCACCATCGTCATCGGCAGTTGGGATGCCGAAGAAGAAGGCCTCATCGGCTCAACCGAATGGGCGGAGCAACACGAAAAAATCCTCGCCCACGCCGTCGCCTACTTCAACACCGACGTAGGTGTGGCCGGCCCCAACTTCGACGCCGCCTCCGTCCCCTCCCTCAAACAATTCGTCCGCGAGGTCACCAAAGAAGTCCCCAGCCCCAAGGGCGGCACCGTCTACGACCAGTGGAAGGCCGACCAGAACGCCCCTTCCCCCACCCGCAAGCGCAACCGCTCCTCCGAATCCACCGACTCCGACGTCCGCATCGGCACCCTCGGCTCCGGCTCCGACTACACCCCCTTCATCCAGCACCTCGGCGTCCCCTCCACCGACATCGGCTCGGAAGGCCCCTACGGCGTCTATCACTCCGTCTTCGACAACTACAACTGGTTCACCAAATTCGCCGACCCCAGCTTCGTCTACGAACAGCAACAAGCCCGCGTCTTCGGCCTTGAGATCCTCCATATGGCCGACGCCGACGTCCTCCCCTACGACTACCAGCTCTACGGCAAAGAGATCGTAGGCTACCTGGAGGCGGCGCAAAAACTAGCCACCACCAAAGCCCTCACCCTTGACTTCACCGCCGCCGTCGCTGCCTCCAACCGCTTCGCCGCCGCCGGCACAGCCATCCGGGCCGTCCAGTCCGCGCCACCCTCCAACCCCACCTCCCTGAACGAGGCCCTTCGCAACGCTGAAGAAGCCCTCCTAAACCCCGAAGGCCTTCCCAAACGCCCCTGGTACAAACACACCATCTACGCCCCCGGCGAGTTCACCGGTTACGCCGCGGTCGTCATCCCCGGCGTCAACGAGGGTATCGACGCCCCCGACGCCCCCCGCGCCCAGGCCCAGCTAGCCGCCCTCACCGCAGCCCTAAACCGCTCGGCCGCCATCCTCGAAGCCGCCAAATAA
- a CDS encoding zinc dependent phospholipase C family protein has protein sequence MSAAQQQEGTDIIRTHPRSAFFKTIALLTLFFTAIPAVPYSVQTHQELIDLAWKQTIRPLLLKKFPNLTEAQLQEAHAYAYGGSAIQDFGYYPFGNAFFSNLTHYVRSGDFVLSLLHNAQTPDELAFAIGSLSHYIGDNFGHKYAVNQSVPVEFPKLEKKYGPSVNYAENPHAHVQTEFAFDINQLSKLRFAPSDYTKFVGLEVPAPLLRKAFFETYGLRLPDIIGSKETSIRIYRYAVRRFLPNIARAETILHKKDFPTDLPSPDLDTLAADLRQASADNNWEAYRKKPGVRSHLYAGFIYILPKVGTLKLLAIKGPTQQTEDLYIKSVNHSIQAMRLVLTNYDTIDHYIANRDLDTGDVVKPGAYRLTDETYAKLLATITKNPANVVPFQLKHDLVAYYADPQSPIETKKNPEKWAQVQINLQTLATMKTIGELDPVPDEVLTD, from the coding sequence GTGAGTGCAGCACAACAGCAAGAAGGGACAGACATCATCCGCACCCATCCCCGCAGCGCTTTCTTCAAAACGATAGCTCTACTGACCCTGTTCTTTACGGCCATCCCTGCCGTCCCCTACTCCGTCCAGACCCACCAGGAGCTCATCGATCTCGCCTGGAAGCAGACCATCCGCCCTCTCCTGCTCAAAAAATTTCCCAACCTGACCGAAGCCCAACTTCAAGAGGCCCACGCCTACGCCTACGGTGGCAGCGCCATTCAGGACTTCGGCTACTACCCATTCGGCAACGCCTTCTTCTCTAACCTCACCCACTACGTCCGCTCCGGCGACTTCGTCCTCTCCCTTCTCCACAACGCCCAGACGCCAGACGAACTAGCCTTCGCCATCGGCTCCCTCTCCCACTACATCGGCGACAACTTCGGCCACAAGTACGCCGTCAACCAGTCCGTCCCCGTCGAGTTCCCCAAGCTCGAAAAGAAATACGGCCCCTCGGTCAACTACGCCGAAAACCCACACGCCCACGTCCAAACCGAATTCGCCTTCGACATCAACCAGCTCAGCAAGCTCCGTTTCGCGCCCTCCGACTACACCAAATTCGTCGGCCTCGAAGTCCCCGCCCCACTGCTCCGCAAAGCCTTCTTCGAAACCTACGGCCTCCGCCTCCCCGACATCATCGGCAGCAAAGAAACCTCCATCCGCATCTATCGATACGCCGTCCGCCGCTTCCTCCCCAACATCGCCCGCGCCGAAACCATCCTTCACAAAAAGGACTTCCCAACCGATCTCCCCAGCCCCGATCTGGACACACTCGCAGCCGATCTCCGCCAGGCCTCCGCCGACAACAACTGGGAGGCATACCGCAAAAAGCCTGGCGTCCGCAGCCACCTTTACGCCGGCTTCATCTACATCCTGCCCAAAGTCGGCACTCTCAAGCTCCTCGCCATCAAAGGCCCCACCCAGCAAACCGAAGACCTCTACATTAAGAGCGTGAACCATTCCATCCAGGCCATGCGCCTGGTCCTCACCAACTACGACACCATCGACCACTACATCGCCAACCGCGATCTCGACACCGGCGACGTCGTCAAGCCGGGCGCATACCGCCTCACCGACGAGACCTACGCCAAACTCCTCGCCACCATCACCAAAAACCCCGCCAACGTCGTCCCCTTCCAACTCAAGCACGACCTCGTCGCCTACTACGCCGACCCTCAATCCCCAATCGAGACAAAGAAAAATCCGGAAAAATGGGCGCAGGTCCAGATCAACCTCCAGACCCTCGCCACCATGAAGACCATCGGAGAGCTCGACCCCGTCCCCGACGAAGTCCTCACCGACTAG
- a CDS encoding amidase yields MSKSRREFLTQSTLTLLASASALAQTPVTPPTPGAPPAFGTSPSVGPEVSPATVAEAEKLVQFPLTEKDRAQAAGNWRAAMAPLYERRTGPRKVAIPNTTAPYSLINSILPGQPTLPPKNEFIRTKSEAPLPTTDEAIAFAPVHQLSRWIETRKLTSTRLTEIYLARIERLNPKINCIITLTRDHALAQAKAADAEIAAGHYRGPLHGIPWGAKDLLDTASIATTYGAEPFQHRIPTADATVAERLNAAGAVLIAKLSLGALALNDVWFGGQTMNPWLLEEGSSGSSAGPGAATAAGLVAFAIGSETGGSIVSPSMRCGVTGLRPTYGRVPRTGAMTLCWSLDKLGPMARSVEDTMLVLNTITGPDGHDVACVPSKLDFDAQSSIKNLKVGYFPQWMKEAPATDVDRAALAAISTLGMTPVEVTLPDWPYDNLDLILFAEAAAAFEEITLNHQLDQLKAQVPDAWPNTFRQSRFLSAVDYVQADRLRRMVALEMARIMSEVDLLLVPSLRDEILTITNFTGHPSLTLRAGFVEVSEARSDWAPDPAKPLPKFNPARRVPHGVTLIGRLFDEGTIASAGLAFERHFNVAQENPPGF; encoded by the coding sequence ATGTCGAAATCACGCCGGGAATTCCTGACTCAAAGCACCCTCACTCTGCTCGCCTCCGCCTCCGCACTCGCCCAAACTCCCGTCACACCCCCAACTCCCGGCGCACCACCCGCATTCGGCACCTCTCCCTCTGTCGGCCCCGAGGTCTCTCCCGCCACCGTCGCCGAAGCTGAAAAGCTAGTCCAGTTCCCTCTCACCGAAAAAGATCGCGCCCAGGCCGCCGGCAATTGGCGCGCCGCCATGGCTCCCCTCTACGAACGCCGCACCGGCCCCCGCAAAGTCGCCATCCCCAACACCACCGCACCGTACTCTCTCATCAACTCCATCCTCCCCGGCCAGCCCACGCTTCCGCCAAAAAACGAATTCATCCGCACCAAATCCGAAGCCCCACTCCCCACCACTGACGAAGCCATCGCCTTCGCTCCCGTCCACCAACTTTCCCGCTGGATCGAGACCCGCAAGCTAACCAGCACCCGCCTCACCGAGATCTACCTCGCACGCATCGAGCGCCTCAATCCCAAGATCAACTGCATCATCACCCTCACTCGCGATCACGCCCTCGCCCAAGCCAAAGCCGCCGACGCCGAAATCGCCGCCGGCCACTACCGCGGTCCGCTCCACGGCATCCCCTGGGGCGCAAAAGATCTCCTCGACACCGCCAGCATCGCCACCACCTACGGCGCCGAGCCCTTCCAGCACCGCATCCCCACCGCCGACGCCACCGTCGCCGAACGCCTCAACGCCGCGGGCGCAGTCCTCATCGCAAAACTCTCTCTCGGCGCACTCGCCCTCAACGACGTCTGGTTCGGCGGCCAGACCATGAACCCCTGGCTCCTCGAAGAAGGCTCCAGCGGCAGCAGCGCAGGCCCTGGCGCCGCCACCGCCGCAGGCCTCGTAGCCTTCGCCATCGGCTCCGAAACCGGAGGCAGCATCGTCAGCCCGTCCATGCGTTGCGGAGTCACCGGCCTTCGCCCCACTTACGGTCGCGTCCCGCGCACCGGAGCCATGACCCTCTGCTGGTCTCTCGACAAACTCGGCCCCATGGCTCGCAGCGTCGAAGACACCATGCTCGTCCTCAACACCATCACCGGCCCTGACGGCCACGACGTAGCCTGCGTCCCCAGCAAACTCGACTTCGACGCACAGTCCTCAATAAAAAATCTAAAAGTAGGCTACTTCCCCCAGTGGATGAAAGAAGCCCCCGCCACCGACGTCGACCGCGCCGCCCTAGCCGCCATCTCCACCCTCGGCATGACGCCAGTCGAAGTCACTCTCCCCGACTGGCCCTACGACAACCTCGACCTCATCCTCTTCGCCGAAGCCGCCGCCGCCTTTGAAGAGATCACCCTCAACCACCAGCTCGACCAGCTCAAAGCGCAAGTCCCCGACGCCTGGCCCAACACCTTCCGCCAGTCCCGCTTCCTCTCCGCAGTCGACTACGTCCAGGCCGACCGCCTCCGCCGCATGGTCGCCCTCGAGATGGCCCGCATCATGTCCGAAGTCGATCTCCTCCTCGTCCCCTCGCTCCGCGACGAGATTCTCACCATCACCAACTTCACCGGCCACCCTTCTCTCACCCTCCGCGCCGGCTTCGTCGAAGTCTCCGAGGCCCGCAGCGATTGGGCTCCCGACCCCGCCAAGCCGCTCCCGAAATTCAACCCCGCCCGCCGCGTCCCCCACGGCGTCACCCTCATCGGCCGCCTCTTCGACGAAGGCACCATCGCCAGCGCAGGCCTCGCATTCGAGCGCCACTTCAACGTAGCCCAGGAAAATCCACCCGGCTTCTAG
- the thiC gene encoding phosphomethylpyrimidine synthase ThiC, which translates to MSENGNGAASNGNGNGAHSHGNDYKVPTGRAEWIVKRKAEAARTGDTNMSQMHFARNGMITEEMAYVAQREKISAELVRSEVAKGTMIIPANINHVELEPMAIGVESLCKINANIGNSALVSNVDEELRKLHTAVHFGADTVMDLSTGGDIPMIREQILRHSPVPIGTVPLYEALSRVKRVEDLNIDLYLEVIEEQAQQGVDYFTIHAGVLIEYVPLVAKRITGIVSRGGAILAQWMTSHHKQNFLYENFDRITKVMAKYDVSYSLGDGLRPGCLADASDEAQFAELKTLGELTRQAWKSDVQVMIEGPGHIPMDQIKLQVDKEVELCDGAPFYVLGPLVTDIAPGYDHITSAIGAAMIGWHGAAMLCYVTPKEHLGLPNEKDVKDGIIAYKIAAHAADVARHRPGARDRDDAISHARYTFDWDKQFALSLDPETARGMHDETLPDDYYKEAAFCSMCGPKFCSMNWSSKVDEFNAKEHGLHKQDLTQIVTEQMALRG; encoded by the coding sequence ATGAGCGAAAACGGGAACGGCGCAGCTTCAAATGGCAACGGCAATGGGGCGCATTCGCACGGTAACGACTACAAGGTGCCGACCGGGCGTGCGGAGTGGATTGTGAAGCGCAAGGCCGAGGCGGCGCGGACTGGCGACACGAATATGAGCCAGATGCACTTTGCGCGGAATGGCATGATTACCGAGGAGATGGCTTACGTCGCCCAGCGGGAGAAGATTTCGGCAGAGCTGGTGAGGAGCGAGGTGGCGAAGGGGACGATGATTATCCCTGCGAACATCAATCACGTTGAGCTGGAGCCGATGGCGATCGGGGTGGAGTCGCTGTGCAAGATCAATGCGAATATCGGGAACTCGGCGCTGGTGTCGAATGTGGATGAAGAGCTCCGGAAGCTGCATACTGCGGTGCACTTTGGCGCGGATACCGTAATGGATCTCTCGACGGGCGGCGATATTCCGATGATTCGGGAGCAGATTTTGCGGCATTCGCCGGTGCCGATCGGGACGGTGCCGTTGTATGAGGCGCTGAGCCGGGTGAAGAGGGTGGAGGATCTGAATATTGATCTTTATCTTGAGGTGATTGAGGAGCAGGCACAGCAGGGAGTTGACTACTTTACGATTCATGCGGGTGTGCTGATTGAATATGTGCCGCTGGTGGCCAAGCGGATTACGGGGATTGTGAGCCGGGGCGGGGCGATTCTTGCGCAGTGGATGACCTCGCACCATAAACAGAACTTTTTGTATGAGAACTTTGACCGGATCACGAAGGTGATGGCGAAGTATGACGTTAGCTATTCGCTGGGGGATGGGCTGCGGCCGGGTTGTCTGGCGGATGCCAGCGATGAGGCTCAGTTTGCGGAGTTGAAGACGCTGGGTGAGTTGACGCGGCAGGCGTGGAAGAGCGATGTGCAGGTGATGATCGAGGGGCCGGGACATATTCCGATGGACCAGATCAAGCTGCAGGTGGATAAGGAAGTCGAGCTTTGCGATGGGGCTCCGTTCTATGTGCTGGGGCCGCTGGTGACCGATATTGCTCCGGGCTATGACCACATTACGTCGGCGATTGGCGCGGCGATGATTGGTTGGCATGGTGCGGCGATGCTTTGCTATGTGACGCCGAAGGAGCACCTGGGGCTGCCGAATGAAAAGGATGTGAAGGACGGGATTATCGCTTACAAGATTGCTGCTCATGCGGCGGATGTGGCGAGGCACCGGCCGGGGGCGCGGGATCGGGATGATGCGATCTCGCATGCGCGGTACACGTTCGATTGGGATAAGCAGTTTGCGTTGTCGCTGGATCCGGAGACGGCGCGTGGGATGCACGATGAGACGCTGCCGGATGATTACTACAAGGAAGCGGCGTTCTGCAGTATGTGCGGGCCGAAGTTCTGCAGCATGAACTGGTCGAGCAAGGTGGATGAGTTCAATGCGAAGGAGCATGGACTGCATAAGCAGGATCTGACCCAGATTGTGACGGAGCAGATGGCGTTGCGCGGGTAG
- a CDS encoding alpha/beta fold hydrolase produces the protein MTFDCGFRERAAGGETAGSVIHWLFLLLVVRNRTRRGGLAMSMVVSKDGTEIVYDREGAGAAVVLVDGALGTRSTFTKPELMRLLGHRFTVYNYDRRGRGESGDTGPYAVVREVEDIEALIVAAGGTAFMYGHSSGAALGLEAALALGRKVKALAMYEAPFNDDEAGQQRRKKYVSELEILLADGRREDAVLLFLGHLQIPAPQVEMMRGLPLWDEFKAAAPTLAYDADVLGETGRVPVERAARSSCTGDVWRGELSVYGGDGAEIEQGNAAGAASRTRGADAWGESNGVGTCFGTIFFVARVSATWMNRLSPSRGPASLRGFGRG, from the coding sequence ATGACGTTCGATTGTGGGTTTCGGGAAAGAGCGGCGGGTGGCGAGACCGCAGGCAGCGTCATACACTGGCTCTTCTTGCTGCTGGTGGTGCGAAACCGAACAAGGCGGGGTGGGTTAGCTATGTCGATGGTTGTGTCGAAGGACGGGACGGAGATTGTGTATGACCGCGAGGGGGCGGGGGCGGCAGTGGTGTTGGTTGATGGCGCTCTGGGTACACGCTCGACTTTTACGAAGCCGGAGCTGATGAGGTTGTTGGGGCACAGGTTTACGGTCTACAACTATGACCGCAGAGGACGCGGGGAGAGCGGAGACACCGGACCGTATGCTGTGGTGCGGGAGGTGGAGGATATTGAGGCTCTGATTGTGGCAGCGGGTGGAACGGCGTTTATGTATGGTCACTCTTCGGGTGCGGCGCTTGGGCTGGAGGCGGCGCTGGCACTAGGTCGAAAGGTGAAGGCGCTGGCGATGTATGAGGCTCCTTTCAATGACGATGAGGCGGGGCAACAGAGACGGAAAAAGTATGTGAGTGAGCTTGAGATTCTGTTGGCCGACGGGCGCAGAGAAGATGCGGTGCTGCTCTTTCTGGGACACCTGCAGATACCGGCGCCGCAGGTGGAGATGATGCGTGGGCTGCCTCTATGGGACGAGTTCAAGGCAGCCGCACCTACGCTAGCTTATGATGCGGATGTTTTGGGCGAGACGGGTCGCGTGCCGGTGGAGCGTGCTGCTCGAAGCTCCTGCACTGGTGATGTATGGCGGGGCGAGTTATCCGTATATGGCGGAGACGGCGCGGAGATTGAGCAAGGTAATGCCGCGGGCGCGGCTTCACGTACTCGAGGGGCAGATGCATGGGGCGAATCCAACGGTGTTGGCACCTGTTTTGGCACAATTTTTTTCGTCGCAAGGGTGAGTGCGACCTGGATGAACAGGTTGTCCCCTAGTCGGGGACCTGCCAGCCTACGGGGCTTTGGGCGAGGGTGA
- a CDS encoding cysteine hydrolase, which produces MNFDKNDTAVVFIDPQNDVLSETGLSWPLLHESLKENNTIENMERIFKAAKAYGYEVFISPHYFYPTDRGWKFNGPLETDEVIHNEFGRKGVLTLEGFKGSGADWLERFKPYIEDGKTIVASPHRVWGPESNDLVLQLRKRRISKIILGGMLANMCVESHLRELVEQGFEVAVVKDATAGPKHPEWGYGYTAALINYAFIAHAVPTTDEAVKAMERGPQ; this is translated from the coding sequence ATGAACTTCGACAAGAACGACACCGCGGTAGTTTTTATCGACCCACAGAATGACGTGTTGAGTGAAACGGGACTTAGTTGGCCGCTGCTCCATGAAAGTCTCAAAGAGAACAACACGATTGAGAATATGGAACGTATCTTCAAGGCCGCGAAGGCCTATGGATACGAGGTCTTCATCTCTCCACACTATTTTTATCCGACCGATAGAGGATGGAAGTTCAACGGTCCACTCGAAACCGATGAGGTTATTCATAACGAGTTTGGTCGCAAAGGGGTCTTGACTCTCGAGGGCTTCAAAGGATCGGGTGCAGACTGGCTGGAGCGATTCAAGCCTTACATCGAGGATGGCAAAACCATCGTAGCATCGCCACATCGCGTGTGGGGTCCGGAGAGTAATGACCTTGTTCTACAGCTGCGCAAACGCAGGATCAGCAAGATCATTCTGGGCGGAATGCTGGCTAATATGTGCGTAGAATCTCACCTTCGAGAGTTGGTCGAACAAGGCTTCGAGGTTGCCGTGGTGAAAGACGCTACGGCAGGGCCGAAGCACCCGGAGTGGGGCTATGGGTACACGGCGGCACTCATCAATTATGCGTTTATTGCACATGCGGTTCCGACGACGGACGAAGCAGTAAAGGCCATGGAGCGCGGTCCGCAATAG
- a CDS encoding TlpA family protein disulfide reductase, protein MRSRWIRYVMGVVAFAGVSWAWYFATGRSGEIAPAAERRVMPELVMRQLDGGTWRMAEHRGQVVLVNYWASWCGPCWEETPGLIRLSKELGPQGLAVVGVAVDEGGTAKVKKFVEEFRVPYPVALPEPGSQMAYGMAGVPTTILIDRMGRVAKTYVGAVRQDDFEKDVQELLREGETKVVSSIGR, encoded by the coding sequence ATGCGGTCGAGGTGGATCCGGTATGTGATGGGAGTGGTTGCGTTCGCGGGGGTGAGCTGGGCGTGGTACTTCGCGACGGGGCGGTCGGGCGAGATCGCGCCTGCGGCTGAGAGGAGGGTGATGCCGGAGCTGGTGATGAGACAGCTCGATGGCGGTACGTGGAGGATGGCGGAGCATCGGGGGCAGGTGGTGCTGGTGAACTATTGGGCGAGCTGGTGCGGGCCTTGCTGGGAGGAGACGCCGGGGTTGATTCGGTTGTCGAAGGAACTGGGGCCGCAGGGGTTGGCAGTGGTGGGCGTGGCGGTGGATGAAGGTGGGACGGCGAAGGTGAAGAAGTTTGTGGAGGAGTTTCGCGTGCCGTATCCAGTGGCGTTGCCGGAGCCGGGATCGCAGATGGCCTATGGAATGGCGGGTGTGCCTACGACAATTTTGATAGACCGGATGGGTCGAGTGGCGAAGACTTATGTTGGAGCGGTGCGGCAGGACGACTTCGAGAAGGACGTGCAGGAGTTATTGAGGGAAGGCGAGACGAAGGTTGTCTCGTCGATTGGGCGATAG